A stretch of Desulfitobacterium dichloroeliminans LMG P-21439 DNA encodes these proteins:
- a CDS encoding DUF4386 family protein, with protein sequence MNVNRSLFDEANPEKWGCLYKIAGYATIIMLIIIPIQIAIFTIFPFPDSIESWFELFNKNWLLGLIHLDLLYIINNVIVAIMYLAFYFSLKKKNESLMIIALVLGLLGISAYLSSNKAFEMLSISNLYYAADSETAKTILLASGQTMLSSWRGTAFDIYYVLNGITLIIISCVMFKNSIYSNKIAVIGLLSGVLMMIPSTAGTIGLVFSLASLIPWAVFAILVSIKFLQLSNLK encoded by the coding sequence ATGAATGTTAATAGAAGCCTGTTCGATGAAGCCAATCCAGAGAAATGGGGATGCCTTTACAAAATTGCAGGTTATGCAACAATAATTATGCTTATCATTATTCCGATACAGATTGCAATTTTTACAATTTTTCCATTCCCGGATTCCATTGAAAGTTGGTTCGAGTTATTCAATAAGAATTGGCTTTTAGGTTTAATTCATCTTGATTTACTCTACATAATTAACAATGTTATTGTAGCAATCATGTACCTTGCTTTCTACTTTTCACTTAAGAAAAAGAATGAAAGTCTAATGATAATTGCGCTTGTACTAGGACTTCTGGGAATATCAGCTTATCTATCATCTAATAAAGCGTTTGAGATGTTATCCATAAGTAATCTTTATTACGCTGCCGATTCGGAAACGGCGAAAACTATATTGCTTGCTTCAGGTCAAACCATGCTTTCATCTTGGAGAGGGACAGCGTTTGATATTTATTACGTTCTTAACGGCATTACCTTAATTATTATTTCTTGCGTAATGTTTAAGAATTCTATTTATAGTAATAAGATTGCTGTAATCGGATTGCTTTCGGGAGTTCTTATGATGATTCCTTCGACAGCAGGAACTATTGGTCTTGTTTTCTCACTTGCTTCACTTATTCCATGGGCAGTTTTTGCAATATTAGTATCGATAAAATTTCTACAGTTAAGTAATTTGAAATAG
- a CDS encoding DUF7686 domain-containing protein, whose product MIHLVDPEVGGTYCADCHNRIVSEYLGYDFEKIEFKPLKIKDAYGKKHTFHFETVLVPSGMAIEADERLKVDNEGYEFSILGDFDCDQGLLQLMLIQRIRRALKQKHLEKNEINKSYNLAHIVRGRIGHDHASDGQSIVIDGKSFSLDELGRMLMTYEGFQFRLEFIDSSDEVK is encoded by the coding sequence GTGATTCACTTAGTTGATCCAGAAGTGGGGGGAACATACTGTGCCGATTGTCATAATCGTATTGTGTCGGAATACCTTGGCTATGATTTTGAGAAAATAGAGTTCAAACCACTGAAAATAAAGGATGCCTACGGAAAGAAGCATACCTTCCATTTTGAAACTGTGTTGGTTCCATCAGGAATGGCCATTGAGGCCGATGAACGATTAAAAGTGGATAATGAAGGATACGAATTTAGTATCCTAGGCGATTTTGACTGTGATCAGGGATTGCTTCAATTAATGCTGATACAAAGAATTCGAAGGGCTCTAAAACAAAAGCATCTTGAGAAAAACGAAATAAATAAGTCATATAATCTAGCGCATATCGTTAGGGGTCGAATCGGCCACGATCACGCTAGTGATGGTCAGTCGATAGTGATAGACGGGAAAAGTTTTTCGTTGGATGAGTTAGGACGGATGTTAATGACTTATGAAGGGTTTCAGTTTCGGTTAGAGTTCATTGATTCATCAGACGAAGTCAAATAG
- a CDS encoding DUF5655 domain-containing protein codes for MDADVLRFFDKMPKALPLYEAFVNKLCSEFDDVTIKVQKTQISFSNTHDFAFVWLPIRKVKGRPDIYIVVSFGLDYQVKDSRIEEVTEPYPKRWTHHVIIQSDSEIDQQLMEWIKQAYSFSLTK; via the coding sequence TTGGATGCCGATGTGTTAAGGTTCTTTGATAAAATGCCAAAAGCACTTCCGTTGTATGAAGCGTTTGTGAATAAACTTTGTTCCGAATTTGATGATGTTACTATTAAGGTGCAAAAAACTCAGATATCCTTCTCCAACACTCATGATTTTGCATTTGTTTGGCTTCCTATAAGGAAGGTTAAAGGCCGTCCCGATATCTATATTGTGGTTTCTTTTGGCTTAGACTATCAAGTAAAAGATTCAAGAATCGAAGAAGTAACTGAACCTTATCCAAAACGCTGGACACATCATGTCATTATTCAGAGCGATAGTGAAATTGATCAACAGCTAATGGAATGGATAAAACAAGCGTATTCCTTTTCATTAACCAAGTAA
- a CDS encoding nitroreductase family protein, producing the protein MQIPNEKWYTAVFQRRSRRKFNAKPLAPEVLTQLMDFTHVLNKEYSGARVQIVNQSPDEVFKGAIGSYGKIKGSPAYVAFIGNVEDSHVQEKVGYIGECFILEATSMGLATCWVGGFFKQEVVKQQIEISQNERVIAVSPLGYASEQYSLEEKIMSGFASGHKRKDIEDLCIQGFKADWPAWVKSALELSRLAPSAVNRQPWRFSVDTNSIKITVDDLKDSYHISKRLDCGIAMIHIEIGASHEGVRGQWEYLDQSEIAVFKANR; encoded by the coding sequence ATGCAAATTCCGAATGAGAAATGGTATACTGCTGTTTTTCAGCGCCGATCTAGGCGAAAATTTAACGCTAAACCCTTAGCTCCGGAGGTATTAACCCAGCTCATGGATTTTACACATGTCCTTAATAAGGAGTACAGTGGTGCTAGGGTACAAATAGTTAACCAAAGTCCAGACGAAGTGTTCAAAGGTGCCATAGGTTCTTACGGAAAAATTAAAGGTTCTCCAGCATACGTCGCTTTTATTGGTAATGTTGAAGATTCACATGTCCAAGAAAAAGTGGGTTATATTGGGGAATGCTTCATTTTAGAGGCTACCTCGATGGGTTTAGCAACCTGCTGGGTTGGCGGCTTTTTCAAGCAGGAAGTAGTGAAACAACAAATTGAAATATCTCAGAATGAACGAGTAATCGCTGTTTCTCCACTAGGTTATGCTTCTGAACAATACAGTTTGGAGGAGAAAATTATGTCCGGTTTTGCATCTGGACATAAGCGCAAAGACATAGAAGATCTATGTATTCAGGGATTCAAAGCAGATTGGCCTGCTTGGGTAAAATCAGCCTTAGAATTAAGTCGATTAGCACCCTCGGCGGTGAATAGACAACCATGGCGATTTTCAGTTGATACCAATTCTATTAAGATTACCGTTGATGATCTTAAGGATTCATATCACATTTCCAAGCGTCTGGATTGTGGAATAGCGATGATACACATTGAGATAGGTGCTAGTCATGAAGGGGTGAGGGGGCAATGGGAATATCTTGATCAATCGGAGATTGCGGTCTTCAAAGCCAATAGATAA
- the arr gene encoding NAD(+)--rifampin ADP-ribosyltransferase, with translation MDDKKDVLDNGPFFHGTKAELKIGDLLEPQHLSNYQDKKSNYIYFTATLNAAKWGAELATSQSKERIYIVEPLGEFENDPNLTDKRFPGNPTRSYRSKSPLKIIAELGSWERHSHEEINHMLSSLKKLSDEGKNVIYD, from the coding sequence ATGGATGATAAAAAAGATGTTTTAGATAATGGTCCTTTTTTTCATGGTACGAAAGCAGAACTAAAAATTGGAGATCTGCTCGAGCCACAACACTTGTCAAATTACCAAGATAAAAAATCCAACTATATTTATTTTACTGCAACATTAAATGCTGCTAAATGGGGTGCTGAGTTAGCGACATCTCAATCAAAAGAAAGAATTTATATTGTAGAACCATTAGGTGAATTTGAAAATGACCCGAACTTAACTGACAAAAGATTTCCTGGAAATCCAACTCGTTCTTACAGGTCGAAATCTCCTTTGAAAATTATCGCTGAATTAGGTTCATGGGAAAGACATTCCCATGAAGAGATAAACCATATGCTTTCATCTTTAAAAAAGTTAAGTGATGAAGGAAAAAATGTAATATACGATTAA
- a CDS encoding OsmC family protein: protein MQKVSGIWQGGKKVEVTLDPDLKIVFDENGPKATDLVLAGLVRCCMGVFQEILEKMRLEVKGLEIDVQAERDTEPPKLFSKITLNYHIEAEEGLEQKLVKAAQLGEKYCTVYNILKESTQFEVFFFINGVKLLNFKTL from the coding sequence GTGCAAAAGGTTTCGGGGATTTGGCAAGGCGGAAAAAAGGTCGAAGTTACCCTTGATCCGGATTTAAAAATCGTTTTTGATGAGAACGGGCCGAAAGCGACAGATTTAGTGTTAGCGGGCTTAGTCCGCTGCTGCATGGGGGTTTTTCAGGAGATCCTCGAGAAAATGAGGCTCGAGGTCAAAGGGCTTGAAATCGATGTCCAGGCAGAACGAGACACAGAACCTCCCAAGCTCTTTAGCAAAATTACTCTGAATTATCATATCGAAGCCGAAGAAGGACTGGAACAAAAACTGGTCAAAGCGGCACAGCTCGGAGAGAAGTATTGCACTGTCTACAATATTTTAAAGGAAAGCACCCAGTTTGAAGTGTTCTTCTTTATTAACGGGGTTAAACTTTTAAACTTTAAAACTTTATAA
- a CDS encoding AraC family transcriptional regulator: MLNELNHVLDYIEDHLTDDLSLEVISEYAGVSDYHFRKIFFYLAGLTLSEYIKNRRLSEASMDLLQGEKVTDVAFKYGYQSMDGFTRAFKKWSGLLPSDVTKKGISKSFPKLAFVITVKGGITMEFRIEEKPAFNLVGVSKRVPMQFEGVNNEIVKLAQSITKEQREEMHSLQNIEPYEIVNASYEAEANFLKEEGDLTHLIGVLTTENQVSDQLEKVPVEAHTWAIFPNEGPFPSTLQETMAKIYSEWLPSSNYEVINAPTFSFTKMDAQKIGYAYSEVWTPVRKK, translated from the coding sequence ATGTTAAACGAGTTAAATCATGTCCTTGACTATATTGAGGATCATTTAACAGATGATCTCTCTCTAGAAGTTATCTCTGAATATGCGGGAGTTTCCGACTATCACTTCAGAAAGATATTCTTTTATCTTGCTGGGTTGACGCTGAGTGAATATATAAAAAACAGAAGATTGTCAGAAGCAAGCATGGATTTATTACAAGGCGAAAAAGTCACAGATGTTGCCTTTAAATATGGCTATCAGTCAATGGACGGTTTCACTCGAGCATTTAAAAAATGGAGTGGGTTATTACCATCCGATGTAACAAAAAAAGGCATAAGTAAATCGTTTCCCAAACTTGCATTTGTCATAACCGTCAAAGGAGGAATTACTATGGAATTTAGAATTGAAGAAAAACCAGCGTTTAATTTAGTTGGTGTAAGTAAGCGTGTCCCTATGCAATTTGAAGGTGTTAATAACGAGATTGTAAAGCTTGCCCAAAGCATAACGAAGGAACAAAGAGAAGAGATGCATTCTCTTCAAAATATCGAACCTTATGAAATTGTCAATGCTTCTTATGAGGCTGAGGCTAATTTCTTAAAAGAAGAAGGAGATTTAACACACTTAATCGGTGTTTTAACAACTGAAAATCAAGTAAGTGATCAATTAGAAAAAGTGCCGGTCGAAGCTCATACTTGGGCTATATTCCCTAATGAAGGACCGTTTCCTTCTACGTTACAAGAAACAATGGCAAAGATATATTCAGAATGGCTTCCTTCTTCCAATTACGAAGTAATCAATGCTCCTACTTTCTCTTTTACTAAAATGGATGCACAAAAAATTGGTTACGCCTATAGTGAAGTCTGGACCCCTGTTCGCAAAAAATAA
- a CDS encoding alpha/beta hydrolase, whose protein sequence is MGSKKTKCLIIHGFGGGVHEVKPLAEYLIGLNYEVFCPTLQGHSGTRKDMNKATYSDWIDSAEREFLRLKETGDEILLIGFSMGGLIAFSLAYKYNIKAIVTINTPIFYWNLLRVFLNLVDDIKCKKCNHIRRYLQAKSNSPFLAMIQFLLLLRQTKSKLEKISCPILIIQAEDDDTVRRKSVDYIYEHVSSEKKRIKYFHEGGHLILLSPVADQVYFCVEDFIQDQ, encoded by the coding sequence ATGGGTAGTAAGAAAACAAAATGTTTAATAATTCATGGGTTTGGTGGTGGGGTACACGAAGTCAAGCCTTTGGCCGAATATCTGATTGGTCTCAATTATGAGGTGTTTTGCCCTACATTACAAGGTCATTCAGGGACCAGAAAAGATATGAATAAAGCAACGTATTCGGACTGGATAGATTCTGCAGAACGTGAATTTTTAAGATTGAAGGAAACAGGGGATGAGATTTTGCTAATAGGGTTCTCCATGGGAGGCCTGATTGCATTTAGTCTCGCTTATAAATATAACATCAAGGCCATCGTAACCATCAATACGCCCATCTTCTATTGGAATTTATTGCGAGTGTTTCTTAATCTCGTGGATGACATAAAATGCAAGAAGTGCAACCATATCCGCAGATATTTACAAGCCAAAAGTAACTCGCCTTTTCTTGCAATGATACAGTTCCTGCTACTATTACGCCAAACAAAGTCAAAATTAGAAAAGATAAGCTGTCCTATCCTAATCATACAGGCAGAAGATGATGACACCGTAAGAAGAAAGAGCGTGGATTATATCTATGAACACGTGTCTTCAGAAAAGAAAAGGATTAAATATTTTCATGAGGGCGGTCATTTAATCCTTCTCAGTCCGGTGGCTGATCAGGTATATTTTTGTGTTGAGGATTTCATACAAGATCAATAA
- a CDS encoding pyridoxamine 5'-phosphate oxidase family protein: protein MRRKDKEILDSEVLHSVINQATVCRIGLVKEDRPYVIPLSFGFDGSNIYFHSARSGEKVEILKVNNHVCLEFEQDISIIEGEKPCDWSARYLTVVVHGRAELVEEFVDKKYGLGQIAEHYQVSGEQYPFTAEEIRPVLVYKVTIEEIVGKISG, encoded by the coding sequence ATGAGAAGAAAAGACAAAGAGATATTGGACAGTGAAGTACTCCATAGCGTAATAAATCAAGCAACCGTTTGCAGAATTGGCTTAGTTAAAGAGGATCGCCCTTATGTCATTCCCCTAAGTTTTGGTTTCGACGGCAGCAATATCTATTTCCATTCAGCTAGAAGTGGTGAAAAAGTGGAAATACTGAAGGTGAATAATCATGTCTGCCTTGAATTTGAGCAAGATATCAGCATCATCGAAGGTGAGAAGCCGTGTGATTGGAGTGCGCGCTACTTGACGGTCGTCGTTCATGGAAGGGCGGAATTAGTGGAAGAGTTCGTTGACAAGAAATATGGCTTAGGGCAAATAGCTGAACATTATCAAGTCAGTGGAGAGCAGTATCCATTCACGGCTGAAGAGATTCGACCTGTCTTGGTGTATAAGGTAACCATCGAGGAGATTGTCGGCAAGATTTCAGGGTGA
- a CDS encoding sigma-70 family RNA polymerase sigma factor: MTDICTKDDCELVLFCGKTSSNGNAPDDDSIFQVLYKLYKQPIYAFFYKKLNNDYSAAEDLTQETFTKVYQNVAKVNDFCGIKSWIYAIANNTYIDYWRKHQKNFSRDVPLELDSAAMPTDNNSPLHDLLDSEINLDLNEIYQALPPKYLQAIFLHEQNYSYGQAAKVMDISLSAYTSLLNRARLKTKEVMIYNLFRVSKDTLTKKEYDTLSQWLGPIQLFYGVTGPIKQGMLEHFNTSADSYNELNFHHYHSLIDDFIIRKYPLNKKHVVADFGMGTGIFASKLSRYVARVDGYDFSKEMCDLAEKTFRDNQVDNVVCKNVDFLKRNASADKYDYAYCMTVLHHLTYPHNAVKKMVRMLKDGGGLIISDFAKHNCAELVEVRSDLWYGFTKEQFTKYLTDAGLKNVWVEIHKKAPITFISESGKTIKIPTIIGGGEK; encoded by the coding sequence ATGACTGATATTTGTACGAAAGACGATTGTGAGTTGGTTTTATTTTGTGGGAAAACAAGTAGTAACGGTAATGCCCCTGATGATGATAGCATTTTCCAAGTTTTATATAAGCTTTATAAGCAGCCCATCTATGCCTTTTTTTATAAAAAACTTAATAATGATTACTCTGCCGCTGAAGATCTAACTCAAGAAACTTTCACTAAGGTTTATCAAAATGTGGCTAAGGTCAATGACTTTTGCGGGATAAAAAGTTGGATTTATGCCATCGCTAATAATACTTATATCGATTATTGGCGCAAGCATCAAAAAAACTTCAGCCGTGATGTTCCTTTAGAACTTGATTCGGCAGCCATGCCTACGGATAATAACTCCCCCCTACATGATTTGCTCGATAGCGAAATAAATCTTGATCTTAATGAAATCTACCAAGCTCTTCCCCCCAAATATCTTCAGGCTATTTTCCTCCATGAGCAAAATTACTCCTACGGTCAAGCTGCCAAAGTTATGGATATAAGCCTCTCTGCCTATACCTCCTTATTAAATAGGGCTCGCCTGAAGACAAAAGAAGTGATGATTTATAATCTATTTCGTGTTAGCAAGGATACCCTTACCAAAAAGGAGTATGACACTCTGAGTCAATGGCTTGGACCCATTCAACTATTTTATGGAGTGACGGGGCCGATCAAGCAAGGAATGCTGGAGCATTTTAACACTTCTGCAGATAGTTACAACGAGCTTAATTTTCATCATTATCATAGCCTTATCGATGACTTTATCATTCGGAAATATCCATTAAATAAAAAGCATGTAGTCGCTGACTTTGGTATGGGTACAGGCATCTTTGCGAGCAAGCTTTCCCGCTATGTGGCTAGGGTTGATGGTTATGATTTTTCTAAAGAAATGTGCGATCTCGCGGAAAAGACTTTCCGCGACAATCAAGTGGATAATGTGGTCTGCAAAAACGTTGATTTCTTAAAAAGAAATGCCTCTGCCGATAAATATGATTATGCCTATTGTATGACTGTACTCCACCACCTCACTTACCCCCATAATGCTGTTAAGAAAATGGTACGCATGCTGAAAGACGGTGGCGGGCTGATTATCTCGGATTTTGCGAAACATAATTGCGCCGAGCTTGTCGAAGTCAGAAGCGACTTGTGGTATGGTTTTACAAAAGAACAATTCACGAAGTATTTAACAGATGCCGGTCTCAAAAACGTTTGGGTTGAGATCCATAAGAAAGCCCCGATAACTTTTATATCTGAATCCGGCAAAACCATTAAAATTCCCACTATTATTGGTGGGGGCGAAAAGTAA
- a CDS encoding ABC transporter permease, with amino-acid sequence MWFMALENVIRRKGQSLLTVLITALTVFTFVLAFSVLTTLQEGLELSDARLGADIIVLPNKSNADAFQTIFTAEPVNIYMSEQLTDQISQVEGVGRLTPQFFTQSLDESCCSIGGASRLVGYDQDTDFILQPWLDEQNIEQLRNDQIIIGGEVPAFLGNQASVLGEVFTVVGSLYPTGSGMDETIFMNLDVARRLAKDSPYLQSLWSKESPDHLISAILIKVDEGYLSTEVAAQINDLDFTVEAVATSELVSSMRTQMNIIGQLVLGLWLAVFLVASLALIGRFSALARERKKEIGLMRAIGVQRADVFKLIVLEAWIMAGAGGVLGSVLGVMGVQSVLTSLRSSLDLAMGQWAVGQAVLSGGLGIAVALVLGFIASVYPAWQSSRLDPQVAMTRGELD; translated from the coding sequence ATGTGGTTCATGGCCTTGGAAAATGTAATAAGGCGCAAAGGGCAATCGCTACTTACAGTGTTGATAACTGCATTAACAGTTTTCACATTTGTGTTGGCTTTTTCCGTACTGACGACGTTGCAGGAAGGGCTGGAATTGAGCGATGCTCGCTTGGGTGCGGATATTATTGTTCTCCCCAATAAGAGTAATGCCGATGCCTTTCAGACAATCTTTACAGCTGAACCGGTCAATATCTATATGTCAGAACAGCTCACAGATCAGATCAGTCAGGTCGAAGGGGTGGGCAGATTGACCCCTCAATTTTTTACCCAATCCTTAGATGAGAGCTGCTGCTCCATCGGGGGCGCCTCTCGTTTGGTGGGCTATGATCAGGACACGGATTTTATTCTGCAACCTTGGCTGGATGAGCAAAACATCGAACAGCTGCGAAACGATCAGATCATCATCGGCGGCGAAGTCCCGGCATTTCTGGGCAACCAAGCCTCGGTGTTGGGAGAAGTCTTTACCGTGGTCGGTAGTCTATACCCTACCGGCAGTGGTATGGATGAGACCATCTTTATGAATCTGGATGTGGCGAGAAGGCTGGCCAAGGATAGCCCCTATTTGCAAAGCCTTTGGAGCAAGGAAAGCCCGGATCATTTGATTTCAGCAATCCTGATTAAGGTGGACGAAGGGTACCTCTCCACGGAAGTCGCTGCCCAGATCAACGATCTAGATTTTACGGTGGAAGCGGTTGCGACCAGCGAGCTTGTCTCTTCTATGCGTACCCAAATGAATATCATTGGCCAATTGGTTCTGGGTTTATGGTTAGCAGTATTTCTCGTCGCCAGCCTCGCGCTAATCGGACGCTTTAGTGCCTTGGCCCGCGAACGCAAGAAGGAAATCGGCCTCATGCGCGCCATCGGGGTACAGAGGGCCGATGTATTTAAGCTGATTGTTCTAGAAGCTTGGATCATGGCGGGGGCAGGAGGAGTTCTTGGCAGTGTATTAGGGGTGATGGGTGTTCAGTCCGTCTTGACTTCCTTGCGAAGCTCACTTGATTTGGCCATGGGACAATGGGCAGTGGGGCAGGCTGTGCTCAGCGGTGGCTTGGGAATTGCAGTCGCCTTAGTCCTGGGTTTCATAGCCTCTGTATACCCAGCTTGGCAGAGTTCGCGGCTGGATCCCCAAGTGGCAATGACTAGAGGGGAGTTGGATTGA
- a CDS encoding ABC transporter ATP-binding protein, producing MELCRLEKVSKTYEVGDAVCPVHELSLTVNAGEFMAIEGPSGTGKSTLLYLMSGLLRPTQGDVFIQNQNLSTLPDPVATELRRQMVGFIFQETNLFQALTVEGNLRFVQSLGKNKPNLKKIAHYLEELGLSERRLHLPHQLSVGQRRRLVVARALINDAPLILADEPTNDLDDLWAGKVMELLAGVVEGGGAVVMVTHNSHWARQAHHRYGLQEGRLTLCV from the coding sequence ATGGAGCTTTGCCGTTTAGAAAAAGTAAGCAAAACCTATGAAGTAGGTGACGCGGTTTGCCCCGTCCATGAGCTTTCCCTGACGGTCAATGCAGGAGAATTTATGGCCATTGAGGGGCCATCGGGGACAGGAAAAAGCACCTTGCTTTATCTGATGAGCGGTCTCTTGCGTCCTACCCAAGGGGATGTCTTCATTCAAAACCAGAACTTGAGCACACTGCCCGACCCGGTTGCCACAGAGCTGCGCAGGCAAATGGTCGGATTCATCTTTCAAGAGACAAATCTTTTTCAAGCCCTGACCGTAGAAGGTAATCTGCGCTTTGTGCAAAGCCTAGGGAAAAATAAGCCTAATCTAAAAAAGATCGCTCACTACCTCGAAGAATTGGGCTTAAGCGAAAGGCGGCTACACTTGCCTCATCAATTAAGCGTAGGACAACGACGGAGGTTAGTGGTAGCGAGGGCTTTGATCAACGATGCTCCTTTAATTTTAGCCGATGAACCTACTAATGATTTAGATGATCTATGGGCCGGTAAAGTGATGGAATTGCTCGCGGGAGTTGTCGAAGGAGGTGGGGCAGTCGTTATGGTTACTCATAATTCCCATTGGGCCCGACAAGCCCATCATCGCTATGGTCTGCAAGAAGGAAGGCTGACGCTATGCGTGTAA
- a CDS encoding YncE family protein, which translates to MRVRSLVLVTIIVMLGIFLTGCGQAANSAKDQTIIQAPPEQSIVQKTPLQQSGLPPEALFVAQFTTNQVAVIDLATGDIVEKIPVGAKPLAIIKSPDQAKVFVANSGSGDVYQINSSTGGIEAKISMGNQPVAMTINAAGDTLYVLDYYLNRVSIIDIKLRSMVGFIPLNTFGFEERIEPPDCCTDIFGDPLGAGRKPSALVLDEANGKIYVGNMGTWDVAVIDLKAEKEVQAFDATFGINDLILDSSAGSLYISAAGNEEEINDFILKLTLKGGEKIGKLQIGKKPVGMALSPDGQIIHVITQASDGAKLISLRTADGEIIGQCSLAGEPGDIALSEDGQRAYITNLLDGNVLIIDLTNYTVIKSIETGVTPKSLVYILNDE; encoded by the coding sequence ATGCGTGTAAGAAGTTTGGTGCTCGTCACGATCATCGTGATGTTAGGGATTTTTTTAACAGGTTGTGGTCAAGCTGCTAACTCAGCCAAAGATCAGACCATAATACAAGCTCCTCCAGAACAGAGCATAGTGCAAAAAACACCATTGCAGCAGAGCGGGCTGCCTCCGGAGGCCTTGTTCGTTGCCCAGTTTACGACGAATCAAGTCGCGGTAATCGATTTGGCAACCGGCGATATCGTTGAGAAAATCCCGGTAGGTGCCAAGCCGTTAGCCATCATCAAATCCCCCGACCAAGCAAAGGTTTTTGTGGCCAATAGTGGTTCAGGTGACGTGTATCAAATCAACTCCTCCACCGGGGGGATCGAAGCAAAGATCTCCATGGGCAATCAGCCGGTTGCCATGACAATCAATGCAGCAGGGGATACCTTGTATGTGCTGGACTACTACTTAAATCGGGTCAGCATTATTGACATCAAGTTACGCTCCATGGTCGGCTTCATACCGCTAAATACCTTCGGCTTTGAAGAGAGGATCGAGCCCCCCGATTGCTGCACTGATATTTTTGGCGATCCCCTCGGTGCAGGTCGCAAGCCTTCAGCCCTTGTCTTAGATGAGGCTAATGGCAAGATCTATGTGGGGAATATGGGCACTTGGGATGTGGCTGTCATCGACCTCAAGGCAGAAAAAGAAGTTCAAGCCTTTGATGCAACCTTTGGCATCAATGACCTAATTCTCGATAGCTCGGCAGGTAGCTTATATATTTCGGCAGCAGGTAACGAAGAAGAAATCAATGATTTTATTCTCAAGCTGACTTTGAAAGGGGGTGAGAAAATAGGCAAGTTGCAGATCGGTAAGAAGCCGGTGGGCATGGCACTATCCCCAGATGGGCAAATCATCCATGTGATAACCCAAGCCAGCGACGGGGCAAAGCTCATAAGCTTACGCACTGCTGATGGAGAGATCATTGGACAGTGTTCTTTAGCAGGAGAGCCGGGGGATATCGCACTTTCCGAAGATGGCCAGCGAGCTTATATTACGAATCTTTTGGATGGCAATGTTCTTATTATAGATTTAACAAATTACACCGTCATTAAAAGCATCGAGACCGGCGTAACCCCAAAATCACTTGTCTATATTTTGAATGATGAATAA
- a CDS encoding DUF4418 family protein: MKDHIQSILMWGLMAVALLVLGALYIWVPVCDGLLELANGNLVHMKCFYTSQATSVLAVLVLVAAISALITKQTHAPIIIAIGILLIVITYQSFLGIGICMKETMACHQTAFWIRGGGVLTILLGILACFKKQKNSSKES, encoded by the coding sequence ATGAAAGACCATATCCAAAGCATCCTGATGTGGGGTTTGATGGCAGTAGCGTTGCTTGTCTTAGGTGCATTATACATCTGGGTACCTGTTTGCGATGGGTTACTGGAGCTGGCTAATGGCAACCTAGTACACATGAAATGCTTCTATACCAGTCAGGCAACATCTGTGTTGGCTGTACTGGTATTGGTCGCAGCCATATCTGCCCTTATAACCAAGCAGACGCATGCCCCTATAATCATTGCCATCGGTATCCTGCTCATCGTTATTACCTATCAGTCGTTTTTGGGTATTGGTATCTGCATGAAAGAAACCATGGCTTGCCACCAAACTGCTTTCTGGATACGCGGTGGAGGTGTGCTGACCATTTTACTTGGTATTCTAGCATGCTTCAAAAAACAAAAGAACAGTTCTAAGGAATCCTAA